The Alkalihalobacillus sp. LMS6 genomic interval ATCAATCGTATCATGCCGAAAAAAATAGACTCATACAAGCTGCAAAACAAGCGCAACAACGCTCGGATAACATTAAAAAAGCACCGTCACGAATGGGGAATTCGGAAGCGCGCTTGCACAAACGAAGTAGCGGTGTGCAGAAAGCAAAAATAAATCGCGCTGCTGAAGCGATGTTCACACGGGCAGCCCAATTAGAAAAGAAAGAAAAGCCTAAGGGAGAAACAAAGATTCAGTTTGATTTAAGCCGTTTTCCTGTTATTCATAGTAAACAAATTATGCAGTTTGAAGCGTTTAAAGTAAAAGTAAATGGGCGATTGCTTAAAGAAGTTGATGGCGTGGTTTCCGCAGGTAGTCGTGTCGCAATAATAGGTGAAAATGGATCTGGTAAATCAACACTCTTACAACAAATTGACGCGCAAGCCGTGTCGATTGCTAAACCAGCGAAAATCGGTTATTTTTCTCAACATCAACAAGATATTTTAGATGAAGAAACGATCTTAGAAAATGTAGGGAAAAACAGTCGTTACTCAGAAACATTTATACGAACAGTTTTATCTCGACTGGCTTTTAAAAAAGAGGACGTTTTTAAAAAAGGAATCAATTTAAGTGGAGGGGAACGTGTTCGAACTGCTTTAGCGAAAGTATTTCTAAGCGATGTAAACGTCTGGCTCCTTGACGAACCAACAAATTATTTAGACTTACCAACAAAAGATTCGCTTAAAGAAGTAATGAATGAATTTCCTGGAACCATTTTATTTGTAACGCATGATCGAGTGCTTGTGGAGGAAGTGGCGACGCACCTTTTATCCTTTGAAAAGGAACGAGCAAAAGTAAAATCGGTTGAGCAAGAAAATGAGCAAACGGAAAAACCGGATGAGTCGTTATTAACGATTGAGTTTAAATTATCAGCGCTACTTTCCCGCTTATCAACCGTAGTTGATGAAACGGAAAAAGCGGCGTTAGATAAAGAATATCAAGAGTTAATAAAGAAAAAACGGGCGCTCATATAGAGGATGAAAAAAGGCAAAACAGCAAAGGCTGTTTTGTTTTTTTAGGTTTAACCTCGACAGAATTCGGGAATGGGAATTTACATCTGAATTCGGGCAATTTTAAGAAAAATGTAGAAAGAGATTGGATCATGTTGAAATGACTCGAATTATAGATGATTTTTAAGAAATAAAGCCATCGCTTATAGTAAAGGGTCCCTCACGAAAAGATACACATGTATACTCAGCTATTTCGAGTTTGTGGATGAGAAACCGCTTTATTATAATAAAGTTGGTCAATTACAAATTAAAGAAAAATAAAAAAAGGGGTTATTCAATGAAAAAGACACGATTTGGTGTAAGTTTAGTAGCGACGATCGCTCTACTTTCGGCATGTGGAAATGATTCTGGGAACGGCGATGGAGATGAGATCTCAGTTATTACGTTTGCCGATGCAGGGTGGGAAAGTTTACGAATTCATAATGCGATTGCCCAGTTTATTGTTGAAGAAGGCTATGGGTATGATACGGAAACAACAATGGGCTCAACCCCCATTACCGTTCAAGGTCTTCGAGATGGTGATATTAATGTGTATATGGAAATTTGGACCGATAACATTCGTGAATTATATGATGAATCGATTGATTCCGGTGAGATTATTGAAGTTTCA includes:
- the abc-f gene encoding ribosomal protection-like ABC-F family protein, yielding MLLLQTTKLEKYFGARVIINSEPLALYKGDRIGLVGKNGAGKTTLLNVLAKEDQPDDGQVTFYDKATYIRQLDEEPTNVSAKEGSQWHVPSHHQKSGGEKTRAKIAQALEAQAAIILADEPTSHLDMGGIQQLEKAFGQFSGALLITSHDKAFLNKVCTAIWEIVDGEVKVYEGNYDAYQAQKQIELDQAHKAYQSYHAEKNRLIQAAKQAQQRSDNIKKAPSRMGNSEARLHKRSSGVQKAKINRAAEAMFTRAAQLEKKEKPKGETKIQFDLSRFPVIHSKQIMQFEAFKVKVNGRLLKEVDGVVSAGSRVAIIGENGSGKSTLLQQIDAQAVSIAKPAKIGYFSQHQQDILDEETILENVGKNSRYSETFIRTVLSRLAFKKEDVFKKGINLSGGERVRTALAKVFLSDVNVWLLDEPTNYLDLPTKDSLKEVMNEFPGTILFVTHDRVLVEEVATHLLSFEKERAKVKSVEQENEQTEKPDESLLTIEFKLSALLSRLSTVVDETEKAALDKEYQELIKKKRALI